From one Streptomyces sp. Q6 genomic stretch:
- a CDS encoding cytochrome P450, with translation MTEQPSSPLVLDPEAADHHAEHHALRDRGPATRVDILGLTVWSVTDPTLLKHLLTSAQVSKDGRAHWPAYTDTVSTWPLALWIAVENMFTAYGGDHRRLRRMVAPALSARRIQDMRPTVETIVTTLLDDLADVPLGQSVDLREHFAYPLPIAVLGRLMGIPESQLQGFRSVVDGVFDTTATAAQAAENTAFLYKALDDLIATKRADPADDMTSLLIAARDDEGDGSGFTDSELRDTLLLMISAGYETTVNVIDQAVAALLADPEQLDHLRAGRATWDDVVEETLRHEPAVKHLPLRYALTDIPLPDGRTIPRGDAILASYAAANRHPDWHGPTADRFDATRPVKDHLAFGHGVHFCLGAPLARLEVATALRLLFTRFPDIQLALAAADLRPLPTLISNGHQTLPVHLRRTTVGD, from the coding sequence ATGACCGAACAGCCGTCGTCGCCCCTCGTCCTGGACCCCGAAGCAGCCGACCACCACGCAGAGCACCACGCGTTACGCGACCGTGGTCCGGCCACCCGCGTGGACATCCTGGGCCTGACCGTCTGGTCGGTCACGGACCCCACCCTCCTCAAGCATCTGCTCACCAGCGCGCAGGTCTCCAAGGACGGCCGCGCGCACTGGCCCGCGTACACCGACACCGTGTCCACGTGGCCGCTGGCGCTGTGGATCGCCGTGGAGAACATGTTCACCGCGTACGGAGGCGACCACCGCAGGCTGCGCCGGATGGTCGCACCGGCCCTCAGCGCCCGCCGTATCCAGGACATGCGGCCCACGGTGGAGACGATCGTCACCACCCTCCTCGACGACCTCGCCGACGTCCCGCTCGGCCAAAGCGTGGACCTGCGCGAACACTTCGCGTACCCCTTGCCCATCGCGGTCCTGGGGCGCCTCATGGGCATCCCCGAAAGCCAGTTGCAGGGCTTCCGCTCCGTGGTGGACGGCGTCTTCGACACCACGGCCACCGCCGCGCAGGCCGCCGAGAACACGGCATTCCTCTACAAGGCCCTCGACGACCTGATCGCCACCAAACGCGCCGACCCCGCCGACGACATGACCTCCCTCCTCATCGCCGCCCGCGACGACGAGGGCGACGGCAGCGGCTTCACCGACAGCGAGCTGCGCGACACGCTCCTGCTGATGATCAGCGCCGGTTACGAGACCACGGTCAACGTCATCGACCAGGCAGTCGCCGCCCTGCTGGCCGATCCCGAGCAGCTCGACCACCTTCGCGCGGGCCGGGCGACCTGGGACGACGTCGTGGAGGAGACCCTGCGCCACGAACCCGCCGTCAAGCACCTCCCACTGCGCTACGCCCTCACGGACATTCCCCTGCCCGACGGCCGCACGATCCCCCGCGGCGACGCGATCCTCGCCTCCTACGCCGCCGCCAACCGGCACCCCGACTGGCACGGCCCCACCGCCGACCGCTTCGATGCCACCCGCCCCGTCAAGGATCACCTGGCGTTCGGCCACGGCGTCCACTTCTGCCTCGGCGCCCCCCTGGCGCGCCTGGAAGTGGCCACGGCGCTCCGCCTGCTCTTCACCCGCTTCCCCGACATCCAACTGGCCCTCGCCGCAGC